Within the Catalinimonas niigatensis genome, the region TGATATAACTGAACGTTTCACCAATAGGCGCTACCCTGCTCCCAGTCACCATTCCACCACTATAGGCGGTAAACTTAAGCTGCTCTTTAAAATGCTTTTCCAGCTTCTCTATGACCGGACTAAACCCATAACACCATCCGCACAAAGGGTCATAGCAATATAGGATCTCATTGTTTTCCATAACAAAATTCATTGGTGAACAATCTACAGCTAGTACGGATACGCATAAAAAAGGATAAAAAAAAAGTCCTTATCTTTACTGATAAGGACTTGTAGTCCGTAGGGGAATCGAACCCCTGTTACCAGGATGAAAACCTGGCGTCCTAACCCCTAGACGAACGGACCGAATCGCCGCTGCGGATTACGCAGAGCGAAGCTCACTTGCAAGCAGTGAGTAAGGTAAAACAAAATTAAAAGAACTTTCGTAGTCCGTAGGGGAATCGAACCCCTGTTACCAGGATGAAAACCTGGCGTCCTAACCCCTAGACGAACGGACCGTCAATTGCTACTCGGCGTAGAACGCCGCAGGCCACACAGACCTTTTTGGTTTTGAGACCGCAAATATAAGAGGCTGCGTTTATTTTACAAAATGCTTTGCCGATTTTTCTAAATTTCTGCGAATAGAATTCCTAATCATCAATAATCTTCTCACTAACACGTAAAATCCATAACATGTTCGAGAGAATCCAGTATACTTTTGTATAGATAGTTTTTTGTCCCCTGTCCATAAGACAAGCATTTGCTTGATTGTATCGCAGGGGATTGTATTTTTGTAGAACAATTTTTAAACTTTAAATACAGACGCTAACATGAAAGTAGCTATTAATGGTTTTGGCAGAATTGGAAGACTTACATTCCGGAATCTGCTTACCAAGGAAAACATTGAGGTAGTTGCCATCAATGACCTGACCGATACCAAGACACTGGCACACCTGCTGAAATATGACTCAGCACACGGAATTTTTCCTCATGAAGTGACTTATGACAATGAGTCTCTAACTGTGAATGGAAAGAAAATCAAAGTAATTGCTCAAAAAGATCCTTCTGCATTGCCTTGGGGGAGTATGGGCATTGAAGTAGTGCTGGAATCTACCGGTAGATTTGTAGACGAAGAAGGTGCTGGTATGCACCTGAAAGCCGGTGCTAAGAAAGTCGTCATTTCTGCTCCTGCCAAAGGAAATATTCCTACAGTAGTTTTGGGTGTGAATGATGAGACCCTTACCGGTAAAGAAACTATCCTTTCCAATGCTTCGTGCACTACCAACTGCCTGGCCCCAATGGCCAAAGTATTGCATGAGAAATTTGGTATTCAAAAAGGATTTATCACCACTATCCACGCGTACACTGCGGATCAGAATCTTCAGGATGGTCCTCATAAAGACCTGAGAAGAGCCCGTGCTGCAGCGGTCAACATTGTACCTACCACTACCGGAGCTGCAAAAGCTGTAGGATTGGTACTACCTGATTTGAAAGGTAAACTGGATGGCAACGCCATCCGCGTTCCTACTATTACAGGTTCATTAACAGACCTTACCTGTGTAGTGAACAAAGAGGTAACTGTAGAGGAAGTAAATGCGGCTATGAAAGAAGCAGCAGAAGGCCCAATGAAAGGAATCTTACAGTACAGTGAAGAAGAGCTGGTATCTTCTGATATCATTGGAAACCCTTACTCTTCTATCTTCGATGCTCCTTTTACCAGTGTGAATGGTAACATGGTGAAGGTAATGTCATGGTACGACAACGAAGCCGGATATTCAGCCAGAACAGCTGATCTGATGGCTAAAATTGGAAAGATGTAATATCACTCTTGTTCAATAATTAGAAAGCTCTACCGTAAGGCAGAGCTTTTTTTGTAATTCAGCTTTTCATCTTCACTACTTCTTTACTTTGCATGACCTTTGCGCCTTTCTCTCGCAATTCATCCATCGCTTTTTCAAAATCACCTTCCTCTAAGTTTACTGCGCGGGTAGCATCCTGAACCACCACAGTTTTAAAGCCTTCCTTCAGAGCATCCAAAGCAGTAAACTTTACGCAATAATCAGCAGCCAGACCAGTCACAAAAACCCTATGTACTCCTTTATCTTTCAGATATCTGGTCAGCCCGGTAGAGCGTTTATGTCCGTTGTCATAAAAACCACTATAGCTATCTATATTTTTGTCGAGGCCTTTTTTCACGACCGTAGCTACTTGATTCATCTTCAATGTCTTGGCAAACTCAGCCCCTGCAGTACCTTGTACACAGTG harbors:
- the pncA gene encoding bifunctional nicotinamidase/pyrazinamidase, coding for MDALLLVDIQNDFLPDGALAVKEGDQIIPVVNELQPYFELVVATQDFHPADHGSFAANHSGKKPGEYIILEGLEQILWPVHCVQGTAGAEFAKTLKMNQVATVVKKGLDKNIDSYSGFYDNGHKRSTGLTRYLKDKGVHRVFVTGLAADYCVKFTALDALKEGFKTVVVQDATRAVNLEEGDFEKAMDELREKGAKVMQSKEVVKMKS
- the gap gene encoding type I glyceraldehyde-3-phosphate dehydrogenase, which produces MKVAINGFGRIGRLTFRNLLTKENIEVVAINDLTDTKTLAHLLKYDSAHGIFPHEVTYDNESLTVNGKKIKVIAQKDPSALPWGSMGIEVVLESTGRFVDEEGAGMHLKAGAKKVVISAPAKGNIPTVVLGVNDETLTGKETILSNASCTTNCLAPMAKVLHEKFGIQKGFITTIHAYTADQNLQDGPHKDLRRARAAAVNIVPTTTGAAKAVGLVLPDLKGKLDGNAIRVPTITGSLTDLTCVVNKEVTVEEVNAAMKEAAEGPMKGILQYSEEELVSSDIIGNPYSSIFDAPFTSVNGNMVKVMSWYDNEAGYSARTADLMAKIGKM